In Geothermobacter hydrogeniphilus, the genomic window GGGAAGGGGGGTAAACAGTGAGAAATGACAGCCGCATCGCAAGACCAGGAATAAGGGAGAAGCGCCTCCCCCCGGTCCATGCTATATTCAGGGACACTCATCTGCGACCGCTCCGCGGGTGGCCGAACACCCCGGGAAAAGGAAAGCATAAAGAGGTTGAGCATGGACGATGTGAAACAATTCTTTTCGCGGCAGGATCTGTTCGCGAGGCATGTCGGTATCGAACTGCTTGAGGTTGAACCGGGCTACGCGAAAACTCGTATGGAAGTCAGACCGCATCATTTCAACGGGGCCGGGACGGTCCATGGCGGGGCCATCTTCACTCTGGCCGATTTCGCCTTCGCGGTGGCGTCCAACTCCCACGGCAATCTGGCCATGGGCATCAACACCAGCGTCTCCTTTGTCAGGGCGGCAACGGGCGGAACACTCTACGCCGAGGCCAGGGAGCAGGCGCTGAATCCAAAGCTGGCTTCCTATTCGGTTCTCATCACCGACGATGCCGGCGAAACCGTGGCTCTTTTCCAGGGGATGGTGTACCGCAAGCAGCAGCGGATCATGTAGCAGGCTGATGAAAAACGCCCATCTGCTGTGTTGTCCT contains:
- a CDS encoding PaaI family thioesterase gives rise to the protein MDDVKQFFSRQDLFARHVGIELLEVEPGYAKTRMEVRPHHFNGAGTVHGGAIFTLADFAFAVASNSHGNLAMGINTSVSFVRAATGGTLYAEAREQALNPKLASYSVLITDDAGETVALFQGMVYRKQQRIM